The Oncorhynchus mykiss isolate Arlee chromosome 28, USDA_OmykA_1.1, whole genome shotgun sequence genome includes a window with the following:
- the LOC110508668 gene encoding collagen alpha-1(XVIII) chain isoform X1 translates to MAVLRLCSLLLLLMAPVHGQWWSVLWGNAQEMTTQPPTTEVLTTTKVFWTMERTEVGQVGTQTEVYTTAPVQSTPLQSTHEPAGAGTTEIKPKAKKIPLKMWKSRELGSTGHLDLTELIGVPLPPSVSYITGYEGFQPAYNFGPGANIGRLTKTFMPDPFFRDFAIIVTIRPSSNQGGVLFAITDAQQRVVQLGLALTAVEDQTQRIQLYYTEGGQESSHSQQVVSFKVPDMTKKWTIFTLSVQDQEVCLYMNCDDFQAETFHRSSRQLSFEPSSGIFVGNAGGTGLERFVGSIQQLVIKSDPRAAEEQCEEDDPYASGDGSGAETMNDMKRRKETTRPEDMLSGPVRAPPTESPEVELDEYSGHLTPTEEAHQEMHLRGAEGPHQTEEPEMSGDGGPLSHRLKGERGEPGPIGPAGPRGPPGPPGPPTLSEGRRSGHRQPGPRGPLGPSGPTGAPGVPGKDGQQGIKGEDGDPGQRGPQGFPGLAGEVGVKGDKGDPGAGLPGPPGPPGPPGPLRSHSVPYGEDALGSGFGDLDNTELIRGPPGPPGQPGPPGPTSPFNASEGLFTGQPGPPGRYGLVGKPGPPVNEDWFSGSGLGSGFGSEFGSGLFGSGLGSGEGQPGLDGDVGPTGPKGLKGEQGRVGPKGDPGDQGLAGATGLRGPEGKRGDTGPRGLPGPPGPPGAGLFVEDMEGSGKNDMLLGVGLKGPQGPPGLPGSAGPKGEDGKDGAPGLSVKGEPGAPGPEGLQGLAGLPGARGLKGDKGDPGPKGECGPDGHSVPGSPGPPGSPGPIINLQDLLLNDTEGMFNQIRGPPGPMGPEGEPGRAGFPGPRGPKGDIGLPGLHGPPGMKGAKGDSGVTIAADGTVLTGVRGPQGPKGIKGERGFPGVAGIMGPIGPTGQKGEYGFPGRPGRLGMAGKKGDKGDAIGQPGLPGPPGPPGPPGPVIGLNGTVFPVRPRPFCKTPVNGSRGSSQGSRRGNRGAKGENGEVGLPGTPGEPDGVLPEGFVGEKGDVGYEGMKGEKGDAGLPGPPGLPGRSGLVGPKGESIVGAPGHPGATGEPGVPGIGRPGTRGPPGPTGPPGPPPVYASAVNIPGPPGPPGPPGITGYENLVTTYRNTITLMRESHRAAEGSMAYVSDKGDLYVRARDGWRKVQLGELIPVPAETPSSALSQALSRPHRQELVGTSYMPNYNVLPHTVHSVPGLHLVALNAPFSGDMRGIRGADFQCYQQARTMGLTATYRAFMSSHLQDLATIVKKGDRYSMPVINLKGEVLYGSWMNIFSGNGVLDPSIPIYSFDGRNVMTDPTWPQKLVWHGSSTVGIRMTTNYCEAWRAGDMAVTGQASLLQTGRLLGQHTRSCSNRFVVLCIENSYTDHRKV, encoded by the exons AGCTTGGCTCTACAGGCCACCTAGACCTGACTGAGTTGATCGGAGTGccgctccctccctctgtctcgtATATCACCGGCTATGAGGGCTTCCAGCCGGCCTACAACTTCGGTCCCGGCGCCAACATCGGACGCCTCACCAAGACCTTCATGCCCGACCCTTTCTTCAGGGACTTTGCCATCATCGTCACCATCAGGCCCAGCAGCAACCAGGGAGGGGTGCTGTTCGCCATCACTGATGCCCAGCAGAGGGTGGTGCAGCTGGGGCTGGCGCTGACAGCCGTGGAGGATCAGACTCAGAGGATTCAGCTGTACTACACCGAGGGGGGCCAGGAGTCCTCACACAGCCAGCAGGTGGTGTCTTTCAAGGTGCCTGATATGACCAAAAAGTGGACAATATTCACTCTGTCAGTGCAGGACCAGGAAGTGTGCCTCTATATGAACTGTGATGACTTCCAAGCAGAGACCTTCCACAGGAGCAGCCGCCAGCTCAGCTTTGAGCCCAGCTCAGGCATCTTTGTGGGCAACGCTGGAGGGACTGGCCTGGAGAGGTTTGTG GGCTCTATCCAGCAGCTGGTGATCAAATCAGACCCCAGGGCTGCAGAGGAGCAGTGTGAGGAAGATGATCCCTAC GCTTCTGGGGATGGGAGTGGGGCCGAAACGATGAATGACATGAAACGAAGAAAGGAAACAACAAGG CCAGAGGACATGCTGAGCGGGCCTGTGCGAGCCCCGCCCACAGAGTCTCCGGAGGTGGAGCTAGATGAGTACTCAGGACACCTGACCCCCACAGAGGAGGCCCATCAGGAGATGCATCTCAGAGGTGCGGAAG GACCCCACCAGACAGAGGAACCAGAGATGTCAGGGGAT GGTGGACCTCTTAGCCACAGACTGAAAGGAGAGCGAGGAGAGCCTGGGCCTATAGGTCCTGCTGGTCCCCGTGGCCCCCCTGGCCCCCCTggcccccccactctctctgagGGTAGAAGGTCTGGGCACCGCCAGCCAGGACCCAGGGGCCCTCTGGGGCCTTCAGGGCCAACAGGGGCCCCTGGGGTGCCAGGGAAGGACGGACAGCAG GGAATCAAGGGTGAAGATGGAGATCCA ggacagagaggacCTCAAGGTTTCCCAGGTTTGGCAGGGGAGGTTGGAGTCAAAGGAGACAAG GGGGACCCAGGAGCAGGACTACCAGGGCCTCCAGGCCCCCCTGGACCTCCCGGACCCCTCAGATCACACAGTGTGCCA TATGGAGAGGATGCACTCGGCTCTGGTTTTGGAGACCTTGACAATACAGAATTGATCAGA GGTCCTCCTGGCCCTCCAGGTCAACCTGGCCCCCCAGGACCCACCAGCCCCTTCAACGCCTCGGAAGGCCTGTTCACTGGACAACCAGGTCCTCCTGGCAGATATGGCCTTGTTGGGAAACCTGGACCTCCG GTGAATGAGGATTGGTTTAGTGGTTCTGGCTTGGGCTCTGGGTTTGGCTCTGAGTTTGGCTCAGGGTTGTTCGGCTCTGGGCTTGGTTCTGGCGAG GGTCAACCTGGTCTGGATGGGGATGTTGGGCCGACGGGGCCTAAAGGTCTGAAG GGTGAACAAGGACGAGTTGGACCGAAG GGTGATCCAGGTGACCAAGGGTTGGCAGGAGCTACAGGGCTGAGGGGACCAGAGGGGAAGAGGGGTGACACTGGCCCTCGGGGGCTGCCTGGCCCCCCCGGACCCCCAGGAGCAGGATTGTTTGTCGAG GATATGGAGGGGTCTGGGAAGAATGACATGCTCCTTGGCGTAGGACTCAAAGGCCCTCAG GGACCTCCTGGTCTTCCTGGCTCTGCAGGACCAAAG GGTGAAGATGGGAAGGATGGGGCTCCTGGGTTGTCAGTGAAG GGTGAGCCTGGTGCTCCTGGCCCTGAGGGACTCCAAGGGCTAGCTGGACTTCCTGGCGCCAGG GGATTGAAAGGAGACAAAGGCGATCCAGGACCAAAG GGAGAGTGTGGTCCTGATGGACACAGTGTACCTGGTTCTCCTGGTCCTCCCGGCTCTCCAGGTCCCATCATCAATCTGCAGGAT CTCCTCCTGAACGACACAGAGGGCATGTTTAATCAGATCCGTGGGCCCCCTGGCCCGATG GGCCCCGAAGGAGAGCCTGGCAGAGCAGGATTCCCT GGCCCAAGAGGACCAAAGGGTGACATTGGGCTTCCTGGTCTTCACGGTCCACCAGGAATGAAG GGTGCGAAGGGGGATTCTGGTGTCACGATCGCTGCCGACGGCACTGTGTTGACAGGTGTCAGGGGCCCTCAGGGACCAAAAGGAATAAAG GGTGAGCGTGGGTTCCCTGGAGTTGCTGGTATCATG GGACCAATCGGACCAACCGGACAAAAAGGAGAATACGGGTTCCCTGGTCGACCG GGACGACTTGGAATGGCAGGGAAGAAGGGAGACAAGGGTGATGCCATTGGTCAACCA GGACTTCCTGGTCCTCCTGGCCCTCCCGGTCCCCCAGGACCAGTAATAGGACTCAATGGA ACAGTTTTTCCGGTCCGTCCCCGACCGTTCTGCAAAACACCA GTGAATGGCAGCAGGGGATCATCACAAG GTAGCAGGAGAGGAAACAGAGGTGCTAAAGGAGAAAATGGAGAGGTTGGACTGCCTGGAACACCTGGAGAACCAG ATGGTGTTCTTCCAGAAGGCTTTGTG GGAGAAAAAGGGGACGTGGGCTATGAAGGAATGAAAGGAGAGAAGGGTGACGCTGGGTTGCCTGGCCCACCAGGTCTTCCTGGGAGATCAGGCCTTGTG GGGCCAAAAGGTGAATCCATTGTTGGCGCCCCTGGTCATCCTGGAGCTACTGGTGAACCAGGAGTTCCTGGCATTGGACGACCAGGCACTCGGGGGCCCCCTGGCCCTACTGGACCCCCTGGACCACCCCCTGTCTATGCCTCAG CTGTGAATATTCCTGGCCCACCTGGGCCTCCTGGTCCTCCTGGGATTACTGGCTATGAAAATCTG GTGACCACATACAGGAACACCATCACTCTGATGAGGGAGAGCCACCGTGCTGCAGAGGGATCCATGGCCTACGTCTCAGACAAGGGAGATCTCTACGTTAGAGCCAGAGATGGCTGGCGCAAGGTTCAG CTTGGTGAGCTGATCCCTGTCCCAGCAGAGACCCCATCCTCCGCATTGTCTCAGGCCCTGAGCAGACCACACAGGCAG GAACTAGTTGGAACTAGCTACATGCCCAACTATAATGTCCTACCTCATACAGTTCACTCAGTACCGGGG CTGCACTTGGTGGCCCTAAACGCTCCGTTCTCTGGGGACATGCGTGGCATCCGGGGGGCAGATTTCCAGTGCTACCAGCAGGCCCGCACCATGGGCCTCACCGCTACCTACAGAGCCTTCATGTCCTCACACCTCCAGGACCTGGCAACCATCGTCAAGAAGGGAGATCGCTACAGCATGCCTGTCATCAACCTCAAG GGAGAGGTGCTCTATGGCAGCTGGATGAACATCTTCTCTGGGAATGGTGTGTTGGACCCATCAATCCCCATCTACTCCTTTGACGGACGGAACGTCATGACGGACCCCACTTG GCCTCAGAAGCTGGTGTGGCATGGCTCCAGCACGGTGGGAATCCGTATGACCACTAACTACTGCGAGGCGTGGCGGGCAGGTGACATGGCAGTGACGGGCCAGGCCTCTCTCCTCCAAACAGGCAGACTGCTGGGCCAACACACCCGCAGCTGCTCCAACCGCTTCGTAGTGCTGTGTATCGAGAACAGCTACACTGACCACAGAAAGGTCTAA
- the LOC110508668 gene encoding collagen alpha-1(XVIII) chain isoform X5, with protein sequence MIIRLPRWSSVIHLILLYHFEPAVQVIEELGSTGHLDLTELIGVPLPPSVSYITGYEGFQPAYNFGPGANIGRLTKTFMPDPFFRDFAIIVTIRPSSNQGGVLFAITDAQQRVVQLGLALTAVEDQTQRIQLYYTEGGQESSHSQQVVSFKVPDMTKKWTIFTLSVQDQEVCLYMNCDDFQAETFHRSSRQLSFEPSSGIFVGNAGGTGLERFVGSIQQLVIKSDPRAAEEQCEEDDPYASGDGSGAETMNDMKRRKETTRPEDMLSGPVRAPPTESPEVELDEYSGHLTPTEEAHQEMHLRGAEGPHQTEEPEMSGDGGPLSHRLKGERGEPGPIGPAGPRGPPGPPGPPTLSEGRRSGHRQPGPRGPLGPSGPTGAPGVPGKDGQQGIKGEDGDPGQRGPQGFPGLAGEVGVKGDKGDPGAGLPGPPGPPGPPGPLRSHSVPYGEDALGSGFGDLDNTELIRGPPGPPGQPGPPGPTSPFNASEGLFTGQPGPPGRYGLVGKPGPPVNEDWFSGSGLGSGFGSEFGSGLFGSGLGSGEGQPGLDGDVGPTGPKGLKGEQGRVGPKGDPGDQGLAGATGLRGPEGKRGDTGPRGLPGPPGPPGAGLFVEDMEGSGKNDMLLGVGLKGPQGPPGLPGSAGPKGEDGKDGAPGLSVKGEPGAPGPEGLQGLAGLPGARGLKGDKGDPGPKGECGPDGHSVPGSPGPPGSPGPIINLQDLLLNDTEGMFNQIRGPPGPMGPEGEPGRAGFPGPRGPKGDIGLPGLHGPPGMKGAKGDSGVTIAADGTVLTGVRGPQGPKGIKGERGFPGVAGIMGPIGPTGQKGEYGFPGRPGRLGMAGKKGDKGDAIGQPGLPGPPGPPGPPGPVIGLNGTVFPVRPRPFCKTPVNGSRGSSQGSRRGNRGAKGENGEVGLPGTPGEPDGVLPEGFVGEKGDVGYEGMKGEKGDAGLPGPPGLPGRSGLVGPKGESIVGAPGHPGATGEPGVPGIGRPGTRGPPGPTGPPGPPPVYASAVNIPGPPGPPGPPGITGYENLVTTYRNTITLMRESHRAAEGSMAYVSDKGDLYVRARDGWRKVQLGELIPVPAETPSSALSQALSRPHRQELVGTSYMPNYNVLPHTVHSVPGLHLVALNAPFSGDMRGIRGADFQCYQQARTMGLTATYRAFMSSHLQDLATIVKKGDRYSMPVINLKGEVLYGSWMNIFSGNGVLDPSIPIYSFDGRNVMTDPTWPQKLVWHGSSTVGIRMTTNYCEAWRAGDMAVTGQASLLQTGRLLGQHTRSCSNRFVVLCIENSYTDHRKV encoded by the exons AGCTTGGCTCTACAGGCCACCTAGACCTGACTGAGTTGATCGGAGTGccgctccctccctctgtctcgtATATCACCGGCTATGAGGGCTTCCAGCCGGCCTACAACTTCGGTCCCGGCGCCAACATCGGACGCCTCACCAAGACCTTCATGCCCGACCCTTTCTTCAGGGACTTTGCCATCATCGTCACCATCAGGCCCAGCAGCAACCAGGGAGGGGTGCTGTTCGCCATCACTGATGCCCAGCAGAGGGTGGTGCAGCTGGGGCTGGCGCTGACAGCCGTGGAGGATCAGACTCAGAGGATTCAGCTGTACTACACCGAGGGGGGCCAGGAGTCCTCACACAGCCAGCAGGTGGTGTCTTTCAAGGTGCCTGATATGACCAAAAAGTGGACAATATTCACTCTGTCAGTGCAGGACCAGGAAGTGTGCCTCTATATGAACTGTGATGACTTCCAAGCAGAGACCTTCCACAGGAGCAGCCGCCAGCTCAGCTTTGAGCCCAGCTCAGGCATCTTTGTGGGCAACGCTGGAGGGACTGGCCTGGAGAGGTTTGTG GGCTCTATCCAGCAGCTGGTGATCAAATCAGACCCCAGGGCTGCAGAGGAGCAGTGTGAGGAAGATGATCCCTAC GCTTCTGGGGATGGGAGTGGGGCCGAAACGATGAATGACATGAAACGAAGAAAGGAAACAACAAGG CCAGAGGACATGCTGAGCGGGCCTGTGCGAGCCCCGCCCACAGAGTCTCCGGAGGTGGAGCTAGATGAGTACTCAGGACACCTGACCCCCACAGAGGAGGCCCATCAGGAGATGCATCTCAGAGGTGCGGAAG GACCCCACCAGACAGAGGAACCAGAGATGTCAGGGGAT GGTGGACCTCTTAGCCACAGACTGAAAGGAGAGCGAGGAGAGCCTGGGCCTATAGGTCCTGCTGGTCCCCGTGGCCCCCCTGGCCCCCCTggcccccccactctctctgagGGTAGAAGGTCTGGGCACCGCCAGCCAGGACCCAGGGGCCCTCTGGGGCCTTCAGGGCCAACAGGGGCCCCTGGGGTGCCAGGGAAGGACGGACAGCAG GGAATCAAGGGTGAAGATGGAGATCCA ggacagagaggacCTCAAGGTTTCCCAGGTTTGGCAGGGGAGGTTGGAGTCAAAGGAGACAAG GGGGACCCAGGAGCAGGACTACCAGGGCCTCCAGGCCCCCCTGGACCTCCCGGACCCCTCAGATCACACAGTGTGCCA TATGGAGAGGATGCACTCGGCTCTGGTTTTGGAGACCTTGACAATACAGAATTGATCAGA GGTCCTCCTGGCCCTCCAGGTCAACCTGGCCCCCCAGGACCCACCAGCCCCTTCAACGCCTCGGAAGGCCTGTTCACTGGACAACCAGGTCCTCCTGGCAGATATGGCCTTGTTGGGAAACCTGGACCTCCG GTGAATGAGGATTGGTTTAGTGGTTCTGGCTTGGGCTCTGGGTTTGGCTCTGAGTTTGGCTCAGGGTTGTTCGGCTCTGGGCTTGGTTCTGGCGAG GGTCAACCTGGTCTGGATGGGGATGTTGGGCCGACGGGGCCTAAAGGTCTGAAG GGTGAACAAGGACGAGTTGGACCGAAG GGTGATCCAGGTGACCAAGGGTTGGCAGGAGCTACAGGGCTGAGGGGACCAGAGGGGAAGAGGGGTGACACTGGCCCTCGGGGGCTGCCTGGCCCCCCCGGACCCCCAGGAGCAGGATTGTTTGTCGAG GATATGGAGGGGTCTGGGAAGAATGACATGCTCCTTGGCGTAGGACTCAAAGGCCCTCAG GGACCTCCTGGTCTTCCTGGCTCTGCAGGACCAAAG GGTGAAGATGGGAAGGATGGGGCTCCTGGGTTGTCAGTGAAG GGTGAGCCTGGTGCTCCTGGCCCTGAGGGACTCCAAGGGCTAGCTGGACTTCCTGGCGCCAGG GGATTGAAAGGAGACAAAGGCGATCCAGGACCAAAG GGAGAGTGTGGTCCTGATGGACACAGTGTACCTGGTTCTCCTGGTCCTCCCGGCTCTCCAGGTCCCATCATCAATCTGCAGGAT CTCCTCCTGAACGACACAGAGGGCATGTTTAATCAGATCCGTGGGCCCCCTGGCCCGATG GGCCCCGAAGGAGAGCCTGGCAGAGCAGGATTCCCT GGCCCAAGAGGACCAAAGGGTGACATTGGGCTTCCTGGTCTTCACGGTCCACCAGGAATGAAG GGTGCGAAGGGGGATTCTGGTGTCACGATCGCTGCCGACGGCACTGTGTTGACAGGTGTCAGGGGCCCTCAGGGACCAAAAGGAATAAAG GGTGAGCGTGGGTTCCCTGGAGTTGCTGGTATCATG GGACCAATCGGACCAACCGGACAAAAAGGAGAATACGGGTTCCCTGGTCGACCG GGACGACTTGGAATGGCAGGGAAGAAGGGAGACAAGGGTGATGCCATTGGTCAACCA GGACTTCCTGGTCCTCCTGGCCCTCCCGGTCCCCCAGGACCAGTAATAGGACTCAATGGA ACAGTTTTTCCGGTCCGTCCCCGACCGTTCTGCAAAACACCA GTGAATGGCAGCAGGGGATCATCACAAG GTAGCAGGAGAGGAAACAGAGGTGCTAAAGGAGAAAATGGAGAGGTTGGACTGCCTGGAACACCTGGAGAACCAG ATGGTGTTCTTCCAGAAGGCTTTGTG GGAGAAAAAGGGGACGTGGGCTATGAAGGAATGAAAGGAGAGAAGGGTGACGCTGGGTTGCCTGGCCCACCAGGTCTTCCTGGGAGATCAGGCCTTGTG GGGCCAAAAGGTGAATCCATTGTTGGCGCCCCTGGTCATCCTGGAGCTACTGGTGAACCAGGAGTTCCTGGCATTGGACGACCAGGCACTCGGGGGCCCCCTGGCCCTACTGGACCCCCTGGACCACCCCCTGTCTATGCCTCAG CTGTGAATATTCCTGGCCCACCTGGGCCTCCTGGTCCTCCTGGGATTACTGGCTATGAAAATCTG GTGACCACATACAGGAACACCATCACTCTGATGAGGGAGAGCCACCGTGCTGCAGAGGGATCCATGGCCTACGTCTCAGACAAGGGAGATCTCTACGTTAGAGCCAGAGATGGCTGGCGCAAGGTTCAG CTTGGTGAGCTGATCCCTGTCCCAGCAGAGACCCCATCCTCCGCATTGTCTCAGGCCCTGAGCAGACCACACAGGCAG GAACTAGTTGGAACTAGCTACATGCCCAACTATAATGTCCTACCTCATACAGTTCACTCAGTACCGGGG CTGCACTTGGTGGCCCTAAACGCTCCGTTCTCTGGGGACATGCGTGGCATCCGGGGGGCAGATTTCCAGTGCTACCAGCAGGCCCGCACCATGGGCCTCACCGCTACCTACAGAGCCTTCATGTCCTCACACCTCCAGGACCTGGCAACCATCGTCAAGAAGGGAGATCGCTACAGCATGCCTGTCATCAACCTCAAG GGAGAGGTGCTCTATGGCAGCTGGATGAACATCTTCTCTGGGAATGGTGTGTTGGACCCATCAATCCCCATCTACTCCTTTGACGGACGGAACGTCATGACGGACCCCACTTG GCCTCAGAAGCTGGTGTGGCATGGCTCCAGCACGGTGGGAATCCGTATGACCACTAACTACTGCGAGGCGTGGCGGGCAGGTGACATGGCAGTGACGGGCCAGGCCTCTCTCCTCCAAACAGGCAGACTGCTGGGCCAACACACCCGCAGCTGCTCCAACCGCTTCGTAGTGCTGTGTATCGAGAACAGCTACACTGACCACAGAAAGGTCTAA